The Yersinia intermedia genome window below encodes:
- the hemL gene encoding glutamate-1-semialdehyde 2,1-aminomutase translates to MSKSESLYAQAQQVIPGGVNSPVRAFTGVGGIPLFIERADGAYLFDVDGKAYIDYVGSWGPMVLGHNHPAIRQAVIEAVERGLSFGAPTEMEVKMAELVTELVPTMDMVRMVNSGTEATMSAIRLARGFTSRDKIIKFEGCYHGHADCLLVKAGSGALTLGQPNSPGVPADFAKHTLTCTYNDLASVREAFEQYPQDIACIIVEPVAGNMNCIPPLPEFLPGLRKLCDEFGALLIIDEVMTGFRVALAGAQDYYNVIPDLTCLGKIIGGGMPVGAFGGRRDVMEALAPTGPVYQAGTLSGNPIAMAAGYACLTEVAQVGVHETLTELTDLLATGLLDAAQAENIPLVVNHVGGMFGIFFSNAQTVTCYQDVMNCDVEHFKRFFHLMLEEGIYLAPSAFEAGFMSVAHSKDDIQKTVDAARRCFAKL, encoded by the coding sequence ATGAGTAAGTCCGAAAGTCTGTATGCCCAGGCACAGCAGGTGATCCCAGGTGGGGTTAACTCTCCGGTGCGTGCATTCACCGGTGTCGGTGGCATCCCATTGTTTATTGAGCGTGCTGACGGCGCCTATCTATTTGATGTTGATGGTAAAGCCTACATCGATTATGTCGGTTCCTGGGGCCCAATGGTTCTTGGTCACAATCATCCGGCCATTCGTCAGGCCGTAATTGAAGCTGTCGAGCGCGGTCTCAGCTTTGGCGCACCAACAGAGATGGAAGTCAAAATGGCTGAGTTGGTGACTGAACTGGTGCCAACCATGGATATGGTTCGGATGGTTAACTCCGGTACCGAAGCCACCATGAGCGCCATTCGTCTAGCCCGAGGCTTCACTTCCCGCGATAAAATCATCAAGTTTGAAGGCTGCTATCACGGCCACGCCGACTGCCTATTGGTAAAAGCGGGATCAGGCGCATTGACCCTCGGTCAACCAAACTCTCCGGGGGTACCGGCTGATTTTGCAAAGCACACACTGACCTGTACTTATAACGATCTGGCCTCTGTACGTGAAGCCTTTGAGCAATACCCACAAGATATCGCCTGTATCATTGTTGAACCTGTCGCTGGCAATATGAACTGCATACCACCGCTGCCGGAATTCCTACCGGGGCTGCGCAAGCTGTGTGACGAATTTGGTGCATTGCTGATTATTGATGAGGTCATGACAGGCTTTCGAGTAGCGTTAGCTGGAGCGCAGGATTACTACAATGTCATTCCTGACTTAACCTGTCTGGGGAAAATTATCGGTGGCGGTATGCCGGTGGGTGCTTTCGGTGGTCGCCGCGATGTTATGGAAGCACTGGCACCAACTGGACCGGTTTATCAGGCGGGTACTCTATCCGGGAACCCTATAGCTATGGCTGCTGGCTATGCCTGTCTGACTGAAGTGGCACAAGTAGGTGTTCATGAAACCCTGACCGAGTTAACCGATTTACTGGCAACTGGCCTGCTCGACGCCGCACAAGCAGAGAATATCCCGCTGGTGGTTAACCACGTGGGTGGCATGTTTGGTATCTTCTTTAGCAATGCGCAAACTGTCACCTGCTATCAAGATGTTATGAATTGTGATGTTGAGCACTTTAAGCGTTTCTTCCATTTGATGCTGGAAGAAGGCATCTATCTTGCTCCGTCTGCGTTTGAAGCCGGTTTTATGTCCGTTGCACATAGCAAAGACGATATCCAGAAAACCGTCGATGCTGCCCGCCGGTGTTTTGCCAAGCTTTAA
- the fhuB gene encoding Fe(3+)-hydroxamate ABC transporter permease FhuB, whose amino-acid sequence MMATHPRKSGLLPAGLLGLLLIIAVALTLYNLRQLLPVSLWAEALWRPDNDDVRQMLFHYSQLPRLVVALLTGAGLGLVGVLFQQVLRNPLAEPATLGVAAGAQLGLTVATLWMLPGGELTRQLAAMAGGMIIGALVFGVAWGKRLSPVTLILAGLVLGLYCGAVNGLLALFNYDQLQGLFLWSSGALNQQDWSTVQFILPRLVITCILAALLIRPLTLLGLDDGIARNLGLGLSLARLSALGVAIIFSAMLVNAVGVIGFIGLFAPLLAKIFGARRLSQRLILAPIVGALLLWVTDQIIIWLTQVWREIPTGAATALIGAPLLLWLLPRLHSATAPNMDFGDNVPAERQHLGLWLSGGLLLLLAGLTVALMLGRDSQGWHWITGDELQAVLQWRWPRVLAALSAGMMLAVAGTLIQKLTGNPMASPEVLGISSGASFGVVVMMFIVPGNALLWLLPAGSLGAAATLLLILVVAGRGGFSPGRMLLAGIALSTAFTTVITMLLASGDPRMRGLLAWISGSTYSVNGTQAVTTGLVALVLIALAPLCRRWLMILPLGSVTARALGMALAPSRLAILLLAAILTAAATLTVGPLSFVGLMAPHMARMLGFRRVIPQLFIAAILGGLLMVFADWCGRMLLFPNQIPAGLLATFIGAPYFVYLLRKQGR is encoded by the coding sequence ATGATGGCAACCCATCCGCGCAAGAGCGGGTTACTGCCCGCAGGCTTACTTGGGCTGTTATTGATAATTGCTGTGGCACTGACGCTATATAATCTGCGCCAATTATTGCCCGTTTCATTATGGGCCGAAGCGTTGTGGCGGCCAGACAACGATGATGTGCGCCAGATGTTATTCCATTACAGCCAGCTACCGAGGTTGGTTGTCGCACTGCTCACCGGTGCGGGGTTAGGGTTAGTTGGTGTTCTATTCCAGCAAGTGTTGCGTAACCCATTGGCCGAACCCGCCACACTCGGTGTCGCGGCGGGTGCCCAACTTGGGCTGACCGTCGCGACACTATGGATGCTACCCGGTGGCGAATTGACTCGCCAACTGGCAGCAATGGCCGGTGGTATGATCATCGGTGCGTTGGTATTTGGTGTCGCCTGGGGGAAGCGCCTCTCGCCAGTCACCCTAATTTTGGCCGGTCTGGTTCTTGGCTTGTACTGTGGTGCAGTTAATGGTCTGTTGGCACTATTTAACTATGACCAGTTGCAGGGGCTGTTCTTATGGAGCAGTGGCGCACTGAATCAGCAGGATTGGAGTACGGTGCAATTTATTCTGCCACGCTTGGTGATTACCTGCATATTGGCAGCTTTACTGATACGTCCATTAACCCTATTGGGGCTAGATGATGGTATTGCTCGTAATCTGGGATTGGGGTTATCACTGGCGCGGTTGAGTGCGCTGGGTGTAGCAATTATTTTCAGTGCGATGTTAGTTAATGCAGTCGGAGTCATTGGGTTTATCGGTCTATTTGCGCCGCTGTTGGCGAAAATTTTTGGCGCTCGGCGGTTATCTCAGCGCTTGATTCTGGCACCGATAGTCGGGGCGTTGCTGCTCTGGGTTACCGATCAGATCATCATCTGGCTGACGCAAGTCTGGCGGGAGATCCCTACCGGTGCGGCGACCGCCTTGATCGGTGCGCCACTACTGTTGTGGCTACTGCCACGGTTACATAGTGCTACCGCACCTAATATGGATTTTGGCGATAATGTTCCCGCTGAACGGCAGCATTTGGGATTATGGCTAAGTGGTGGTTTGCTGTTACTGCTGGCAGGGTTGACGGTAGCGCTTATGTTGGGTCGCGATAGCCAGGGCTGGCATTGGATTACCGGTGATGAACTTCAGGCAGTGTTACAGTGGCGCTGGCCACGTGTGCTCGCGGCATTATCGGCCGGTATGATGCTGGCGGTAGCGGGGACCTTAATCCAAAAACTGACGGGCAACCCAATGGCTAGCCCCGAAGTTCTGGGTATCAGCTCTGGCGCTTCTTTCGGCGTGGTAGTCATGATGTTTATTGTGCCAGGTAATGCGTTGCTATGGTTGTTGCCCGCCGGGAGCTTAGGGGCTGCGGCTACGTTATTGTTGATTCTGGTCGTTGCTGGTCGTGGCGGGTTTTCTCCAGGCAGAATGCTCTTGGCAGGGATAGCACTGAGCACCGCCTTTACCACGGTAATCACTATGTTACTGGCCAGTGGCGATCCACGTATGCGCGGCTTGCTGGCGTGGATTTCTGGCTCTACCTACTCGGTTAATGGCACGCAGGCAGTAACAACCGGTTTAGTTGCTTTGGTGCTGATTGCATTAGCGCCACTGTGCCGCAGATGGTTAATGATTTTGCCATTGGGCAGTGTCACCGCCAGAGCACTGGGTATGGCGCTTGCACCTAGCCGGTTAGCCATTTTGTTATTGGCTGCTATTTTAACCGCCGCTGCTACCCTGACGGTTGGGCCTTTAAGTTTTGTCGGGCTGATGGCACCACATATGGCGCGTATGCTGGGCTTTCGCCGAGTCATTCCACAACTGTTTATCGCGGCTATTTTAGGTGGGTTGCTGATGGTATTTGCCGACTGGTGTGGCCGTATGCTGTTGTTCCCGAACCAAATCCCCGCCGGGTTGTTGGCAACATTTATTGGCGCTCCTTACTTTGTTTATTTATTGCGTAAACAAGGGCGGTAA
- the fhuC gene encoding Fe3+-hydroxamate ABC transporter ATP-binding protein FhuC: protein MDQQASQSSTFILRELSFSVPGRTLLQPLSLTFPQGKVCGLIGHNGSGKSTLLKMLGRHQPPSSGEALLNDVPLALWDSKAFAREVAYLPQQLPAAEGMTVRELVAIGRYPWHGALGRFRQEDRQQVEEAIALVDLKPLASRLVDSLSGGERQRAWLAMLVAQNSRCLLLDEPTSALDIAHQVEVLGLIQRLSRERGLTVIAVLHDINMAARYCDHLVALRGGEMIAQGAADSLMQGEVLAQIYGIPMGILPHPAGGAPVSFVY, encoded by the coding sequence TTGGACCAACAGGCAAGCCAATCCAGCACTTTTATCCTCCGTGAGCTGAGTTTTTCGGTTCCCGGCCGAACCTTATTACAGCCACTGTCACTGACATTCCCACAAGGTAAAGTCTGCGGGCTTATCGGCCATAATGGTTCCGGTAAATCAACACTATTGAAAATGCTGGGTCGCCATCAGCCACCATCAAGTGGCGAAGCCTTACTCAATGATGTGCCACTAGCACTGTGGGACAGCAAAGCGTTTGCCCGCGAGGTTGCTTACTTGCCACAACAGCTACCGGCGGCTGAAGGGATGACGGTGCGCGAATTGGTGGCAATAGGCCGCTATCCGTGGCATGGCGCGTTGGGCCGTTTTCGTCAGGAAGATCGCCAACAAGTAGAAGAGGCTATTGCGCTGGTTGATTTAAAACCCTTGGCTAGTCGATTGGTTGACAGCTTATCCGGTGGCGAACGGCAGCGTGCCTGGTTAGCCATGCTGGTGGCGCAAAATAGCCGCTGCCTGTTGCTCGATGAGCCGACTTCGGCACTGGATATTGCCCACCAGGTAGAAGTCTTAGGGTTAATTCAACGTCTCAGCCGTGAACGCGGGCTGACGGTCATTGCCGTGTTGCATGATATTAATATGGCTGCCCGTTATTGCGACCATTTGGTGGCATTGCGTGGCGGGGAGATGATTGCACAAGGGGCGGCTGACAGCCTGATGCAGGGAGAAGTATTGGCGCAAATCTACGGTATCCCAATGGGGATATTACCGCATCCGGCCGGTGGTGCGCCGGTAAGCTTCGTGTACTAA
- the mrcB gene encoding bifunctional glycosyl transferase/transpeptidase, with the protein MSGDDREPIGRKGKKALPKAASKRPLRRRRDEDEFEEEDYLDDEEHDDDDYDDEEEPMPRKVASRPPRKKRRWLGLFIKLFLVGAVVLAIYGVYLDSQIRSRIDGKVWQLPAAVYGRMVNLEPGMSYSKKEMVDLLEGMQYRQVTRMTRPGEFTVQGDSIDILRRPFDFPDAKEGQIRARLVFKNDRLAQIQNLDNQRDFGFLRLDPKLITMLQSPNGEQRLFVPRAGFPDLLVDTLLATEDRHFYEHDGISPYSIGRAVVANLTAGKAVQGGSTLTQQLVKNLFLTNERSLWRKLNEAYMALLVDYRYSKDRILELYLNEVYLGQSGSDQIRGFPLASLYYFGRPVNELSLDQQAMLVGMVKGASLYNPWRNPTLALERRNLVLRLLQNQGVIDAELYTMLSARPLGVQPKGGVITPQPAFMQMVRQELQQKLGDKINDLSGVKIFTTLDPVSQDAAEKAIEDGIPALKAARHLDDLEAAMVIVDRFSGEVRAMVGGAQPQYAGFNRAMQARRLVGSLAKPPTYLTALSEPDKYRLNTWLSDQPLSIKLPNGSSWQPKNYDRQFRGQVMLVDGLANSLNVPTVNLGMSVGLDQISAMLQRLGIPKAAITPVPAMLLGAIDLTPVEVAQEYQTIASGGNRAPLSAVRSVIAEDGTVLYQSFPQAERMVPAQAAYLTLYAMQQGVARGTSRSLSVKFSKYTLAAKTGTTNDLRDSWFAGIDGKEVAIAWVGRDNNGPAKLTGANGALTLYRRYLENQTPLPLVLQPPEGISEMSIDSAGNFVCGEAGGMRTIPVWTENPQGLCKAAQPASQPQAEGDGVAGWIKDMFGQ; encoded by the coding sequence ATGTCTGGGGATGACCGCGAGCCAATAGGGCGCAAGGGCAAAAAAGCCTTACCCAAAGCCGCATCGAAACGGCCACTGCGCCGGCGGCGTGATGAAGATGAGTTCGAAGAAGAAGACTATTTAGATGACGAAGAGCACGACGATGATGACTACGATGACGAGGAAGAGCCGATGCCAAGAAAGGTAGCATCACGTCCGCCCCGTAAAAAACGCCGCTGGCTTGGCTTATTTATCAAACTGTTTTTAGTCGGTGCCGTGGTGTTGGCTATTTATGGGGTTTACCTCGATTCGCAAATTCGCAGCCGTATCGATGGCAAAGTTTGGCAACTGCCAGCCGCCGTGTATGGCCGCATGGTTAACCTTGAACCGGGGATGTCCTACAGCAAAAAAGAGATGGTCGATTTGCTGGAAGGGATGCAATACCGGCAGGTTACCCGTATGACCCGCCCAGGTGAATTCACGGTTCAGGGCGATAGTATTGATATCTTGCGCCGCCCATTTGATTTCCCAGATGCGAAAGAGGGCCAGATCCGTGCGCGTTTGGTGTTTAAAAACGATCGTCTGGCCCAAATCCAAAATCTGGATAATCAGCGTGATTTCGGCTTCCTGCGCCTTGATCCTAAGTTGATCACCATGTTGCAATCACCTAACGGTGAACAGCGTCTGTTCGTGCCGCGTGCCGGTTTCCCTGATTTGTTAGTCGATACTTTGCTGGCAACTGAAGACCGCCATTTCTATGAGCACGATGGCATCAGCCCGTACTCCATTGGCCGCGCAGTAGTCGCCAACCTGACTGCCGGTAAAGCGGTACAAGGCGGCAGTACCCTGACGCAGCAATTGGTGAAAAACCTGTTCCTGACCAACGAGCGTTCACTGTGGCGCAAACTTAACGAAGCCTATATGGCTCTGTTGGTGGATTACCGTTACAGCAAAGACCGGATTCTGGAACTGTATCTGAACGAAGTGTATCTCGGCCAAAGTGGTAGTGATCAGATCCGTGGTTTCCCGCTGGCGAGCTTGTATTACTTTGGTCGCCCGGTAAATGAACTGAGTCTTGATCAGCAAGCCATGCTGGTGGGCATGGTGAAGGGGGCATCGCTGTATAACCCATGGCGTAACCCAACGCTGGCACTTGAACGCCGCAATCTGGTGTTGCGCCTGTTACAGAACCAAGGTGTGATTGACGCAGAACTTTACACCATGCTCAGTGCCCGCCCGTTGGGGGTACAGCCCAAAGGCGGTGTGATTACTCCTCAGCCAGCCTTTATGCAGATGGTTCGCCAGGAGCTGCAACAGAAACTGGGGGACAAGATTAACGATCTGTCTGGTGTGAAGATCTTCACCACACTGGATCCAGTTTCACAAGATGCAGCAGAAAAAGCCATTGAAGACGGCATTCCGGCGCTGAAAGCCGCTCGTCATTTGGATGATCTGGAAGCGGCGATGGTGATTGTTGACCGCTTCAGTGGTGAAGTTCGTGCCATGGTGGGCGGCGCACAGCCGCAGTATGCAGGCTTTAACCGTGCAATGCAGGCTCGTCGTTTAGTCGGTTCTCTTGCCAAGCCACCCACTTATCTGACGGCATTGAGTGAGCCAGATAAATACCGCCTTAACACTTGGTTATCTGATCAACCGTTGTCGATCAAATTACCGAACGGTTCATCATGGCAGCCAAAAAACTATGATCGCCAGTTCCGTGGTCAGGTGATGTTGGTTGATGGGCTGGCTAACTCGCTGAACGTGCCGACGGTCAATTTAGGCATGTCAGTTGGGCTGGATCAAATCAGCGCCATGTTGCAGCGATTAGGGATCCCGAAAGCTGCTATTACTCCAGTTCCAGCCATGTTATTGGGGGCGATTGACCTGACTCCAGTTGAAGTGGCACAGGAGTATCAGACTATCGCCAGTGGCGGTAACCGTGCACCGTTATCGGCGGTGCGTTCGGTTATTGCCGAAGATGGCACCGTGCTGTATCAGAGCTTCCCGCAGGCGGAACGCATGGTACCTGCTCAGGCGGCCTATTTGACACTTTATGCGATGCAACAAGGGGTGGCCCGTGGGACATCTCGTTCGCTGTCGGTGAAATTCTCCAAATACACACTGGCGGCCAAAACCGGTACCACCAACGACCTGCGTGATAGCTGGTTTGCCGGTATTGATGGCAAGGAAGTGGCGATTGCCTGGGTTGGGCGTGACAATAACGGCCCGGCAAAACTGACCGGTGCCAATGGTGCACTAACCTTGTATCGCCGCTATTTGGAGAACCAGACTCCGCTGCCATTGGTGTTGCAACCACCGGAAGGGATTAGCGAAATGAGCATTGACTCGGCGGGTAACTTTGTCTGTGGCGAGGCTGGTGGTATGCGCACTATTCCTGTCTGGACTGAGAATCCACAAGGGTTGTGTAAGGCGGCTCAGCCCGCTTCACAACCGCAAGCCGAAGGCGATGGCGTCGCGGGCTGGATAAAAGATATGTTCGGCCAGTAA
- the fhuD gene encoding Fe(3+)-hydroxamate ABC transporter substrate-binding protein FhuD, with protein MPDHSRRRLLTALALSPLLLSLPGWAQNSGKIDVNRVVTLEWLPTELLLALGVTPYGVADTHNYRLWVEDPKLPASVIDVGQRTEPNLELLQQMAPSLILMSQGFGPSPEKLAPIAPSMSFAFNEAGSSPLVVGRNSLRTLGQRLGLETVAEQHIADFTHFMQVARQRLYQTRQAPLLMFTLLDTRHALVIGKGSLFQDVLDQLNIENAWQGETNLWGSSVVGIERLAAIKQGRAICFDHGNREMLQQVARTPLWQSMSFVRQNQLRIVPPVWFYGSTLSAMRFVRLLAQAWGNAS; from the coding sequence ATGCCAGATCACTCCCGGCGCAGACTGCTTACCGCATTAGCATTATCGCCGTTACTGCTGTCATTGCCCGGCTGGGCGCAGAATAGCGGCAAGATTGATGTCAATAGAGTTGTCACATTAGAGTGGTTACCCACTGAGTTACTGTTGGCATTGGGGGTTACGCCTTATGGTGTGGCTGATACCCATAATTACCGCTTATGGGTTGAAGATCCTAAATTGCCTGCCAGCGTTATTGATGTGGGCCAGCGCACTGAGCCTAATCTGGAACTGCTACAGCAAATGGCACCGTCGCTAATCCTGATGTCGCAAGGCTTTGGCCCTTCGCCGGAAAAACTCGCGCCTATCGCTCCCTCGATGAGTTTTGCCTTTAATGAAGCGGGCAGTTCACCGCTGGTGGTTGGTCGGAACTCATTACGCACGCTCGGCCAACGGCTAGGGCTAGAAACGGTTGCGGAGCAGCATATTGCTGACTTTACTCACTTTATGCAGGTAGCTCGTCAACGTTTGTATCAGACCCGCCAGGCACCACTACTGATGTTTACTCTGCTGGACACTCGCCATGCGCTGGTTATCGGCAAAGGCAGCCTATTCCAGGATGTATTGGACCAACTGAATATTGAAAATGCCTGGCAGGGAGAAACCAATCTCTGGGGTAGCTCAGTCGTGGGTATTGAACGTTTAGCGGCCATAAAACAGGGCCGCGCCATCTGCTTTGATCATGGTAATCGTGAAATGTTACAACAGGTTGCTCGCACACCGTTGTGGCAATCCATGTCGTTTGTGCGTCAAAACCAATTACGAATAGTGCCGCCGGTGTGGTTCTACGGCTCCACGTTGTCTGCCATGCGTTTTGTGCGTCTTTTGGCGCAGGCATGGGGTAACGCATCATGA
- the clcA gene encoding H(+)/Cl(-) exchange transporter ClcA, with protein MTDSTQPMPGEGVTELKRGRFIRALVNRDKTPLLILIMAGVVGVVTGLLAVAFDRGVDWIQQQRLATLAKVADYAILVWPLAFVMSALLAMVGYFLVRRFAPEAGGSGIPEIEGAMEEMRPVRWWRVIPVKFIGGLGTLGAGMVLGREGPMVQMGGNSGRMVVDIFRLRSPEARHSLLATGAAAGLSAAFNAPLAGILFVIEEMRSQFRYSLVSIKAVFVGVITSTIVYRYFNGEHAVIDVGKMSEVPLDTLWLYLVLGIIFGAIGVMFNALIFRTQDMFMRFHGGDWRKLVLIGGLLGGMCGLLALIHGEAVGGGFALIPIAAAGNFSIGMLLFIFIARVITTLLCFGSGAPGGIFAPMLALGTILGTAFGLSCAHFFPQYGIEAGTFAIAGMGALFAASVRAPLTGIVLVLEMTDNYQLILPMIVTCLGATLIAQFMGGKPLYSAILARTLLRQEQAASSSGQQQPVVESGTQTGR; from the coding sequence ATGACTGATTCAACACAACCGATGCCTGGTGAAGGTGTTACTGAACTCAAACGTGGTCGTTTTATTCGAGCATTAGTCAATCGTGATAAAACACCGTTGCTCATTCTTATCATGGCGGGTGTAGTCGGGGTTGTGACCGGTTTACTGGCTGTGGCTTTTGACCGCGGTGTCGATTGGATCCAACAACAAAGGTTAGCAACGCTGGCCAAAGTCGCAGATTACGCAATTTTGGTATGGCCGTTGGCTTTCGTTATGTCAGCGCTGCTAGCGATGGTGGGTTATTTTCTAGTGCGTCGTTTTGCTCCTGAGGCTGGTGGTTCAGGCATTCCTGAAATTGAAGGGGCAATGGAAGAGATGCGGCCAGTGCGCTGGTGGCGGGTTATTCCGGTTAAATTTATTGGTGGCCTTGGTACATTAGGGGCGGGCATGGTGTTAGGCCGGGAAGGGCCGATGGTGCAGATGGGGGGCAACAGCGGGCGCATGGTTGTCGATATTTTCCGTTTGCGTAGCCCTGAGGCACGTCACTCATTGCTGGCAACCGGTGCCGCAGCAGGGTTGTCCGCAGCCTTTAATGCCCCGCTGGCGGGGATTTTGTTCGTTATTGAAGAGATGCGCTCCCAGTTCCGCTACAGTCTGGTATCAATCAAAGCCGTATTTGTTGGGGTGATAACCTCTACTATCGTCTACCGCTATTTTAACGGCGAACATGCGGTTATTGATGTCGGTAAAATGAGCGAAGTGCCACTGGATACCTTATGGCTTTATCTTGTGCTGGGAATTATTTTCGGTGCCATCGGTGTGATGTTCAATGCGTTGATATTCCGTACTCAAGATATGTTCATGCGCTTCCATGGTGGCGATTGGCGCAAATTGGTTTTGATTGGTGGCCTGCTAGGGGGAATGTGTGGCTTATTGGCATTGATTCACGGCGAGGCTGTGGGGGGCGGTTTTGCATTAATCCCAATTGCGGCAGCCGGTAACTTTAGTATCGGCATGTTGCTATTTATTTTTATTGCTCGAGTCATCACTACACTTTTGTGTTTTGGTTCTGGTGCACCTGGTGGGATATTTGCTCCAATGCTGGCCTTAGGAACCATTCTGGGCACTGCCTTTGGCTTATCTTGCGCGCACTTTTTCCCCCAATACGGCATTGAGGCAGGGACTTTTGCTATTGCTGGGATGGGCGCGCTGTTTGCTGCATCGGTACGCGCGCCACTCACTGGGATCGTCTTGGTGTTGGAGATGACCGATAATTATCAGCTTATTTTACCGATGATAGTGACCTGCTTGGGCGCGACATTAATAGCACAGTTTATGGGGGGTAAACCCTTGTATTCAGCTATTTTAGCCCGCACATTACTAAGACAAGAGCAGGCTGCATCTTCGAGTGGACAACAGCAACCGGTGGTTGAAAGTGGTACTCAAACAGGTAGATAA